In Methanosphaera sp. ISO3-F5, a genomic segment contains:
- a CDS encoding DnaJ domain-containing protein → MIKNYSNKINDFTDKINYNKRTKLEHNQLLSIFTMKNKLEGKKSMNPKRNYYKILNVKMDADNKSIKKSYKKLALKYHPDVNQSENAAKKFRILTEAYNVLIDKEKRKEYDHKRASLIRKQAQIKKNELKIKEGKLRHRRQARRKSSLSKYVKLAGQLERDYGLVSSALGLVINNSSLKRGNGSQQNNSSALNIVSNLLSTASSSHKGHKHRYRGDRY, encoded by the coding sequence ATGATAAAAAACTATTCCAATAAAATTAATGATTTTACGGATAAAATTAATTATAATAAAAGAACAAAACTAGAACATAATCAATTATTATCAATATTCACGATGAAAAACAAACTAGAAGGAAAGAAGTCCATGAACCCTAAAAGAAATTATTATAAAATATTAAATGTTAAAATGGATGCAGACAATAAAAGCATTAAAAAATCATATAAAAAATTAGCATTAAAGTATCATCCAGATGTAAACCAGTCAGAAAATGCTGCTAAGAAATTCAGAATACTCACAGAAGCATATAATGTATTAATAGATAAAGAAAAAAGAAAAGAATATGACCATAAGAGAGCATCCTTAATAAGAAAACAAGCACAAATTAAAAAGAATGAACTGAAAATAAAGGAAGGCAAACTGAGACATAGAAGACAAGCAAGAAGAAAAAGCAGCTTATCCAAGTATGTTAAGTTAGCAGGCCAGCTTGAAAGAGATTATGGCCTAGTATCAAGTGCTCTGGGTTTAGTGATTAATAATTCATCACTTAAGAGAGGCAACGGTTCACAACAGAATAACAGTTCAGCATTAAATATTGTATCCAACTTATTAAGTACTGCATCATCATCACATAAGGGTCATAAACATCGTTACCGAGGAGACAGATATTAA
- a CDS encoding DNA polymerase domain-containing protein, producing the protein MSIPKIIEEQVTELLSSINHDLPDDMELELEGYYDRGFFVSKKRYAVIYEGEITVKGLELVRRDWAPVAKNTQHDVLEAILKDASPNKAKKIVKNVIKKLNSGNVPIEDLVIHTKLTKKPENYKQIAPHVIAAEKLRLHGQKVTSGTIIRYVITKGNQPISRRAEPVEYVGDKEYDPEYYIQNQVLPATLRILESIGYSEEQIMNNERQTSLDSFF; encoded by the coding sequence ATGAGCATTCCAAAAATAATTGAAGAACAGGTAACGGAGCTACTCAGCTCCATAAACCATGATCTTCCAGACGACATGGAACTAGAACTGGAAGGATACTATGACAGAGGATTCTTCGTATCAAAGAAAAGATACGCTGTCATATACGAAGGTGAAATCACCGTCAAAGGATTAGAACTAGTAAGAAGAGACTGGGCACCAGTAGCAAAAAACACACAACACGACGTGTTAGAAGCAATACTGAAAGATGCATCACCAAACAAAGCAAAAAAGATAGTGAAAAACGTTATCAAAAAACTAAACAGTGGTAATGTACCAATCGAAGACCTAGTAATTCATACAAAACTAACCAAAAAACCAGAAAACTACAAACAAATAGCTCCACACGTAATAGCAGCCGAAAAACTAAGACTACACGGCCAAAAAGTTACAAGTGGAACAATAATAAGATACGTCATAACCAAAGGCAACCAGCCAATCAGCAGACGTGCAGAACCAGTAGAATACGTTGGAGACAAAGAATACGACCCAGAATACTATATTCAAAACCAAGTACTTCCAGCAACACTACGAATACTAGAATCCATAGGATACTCCGAAGAACAAATCATGAACAACGAAAGACAAACAAGTCTCGACAGCTTCTTTTAA
- the hypE gene encoding hydrogenase expression/formation protein HypE yields MAYSDDKINMVHGAGGEVMQGMISDIILGNLSKTSVNGGIGLESLDDSATIPLDDDHVVVTTIDAHTVQPLFFPGGDIGRISAAGTLNDISVMGVKPVSLSNAMVISEGFERADLEKIIKSMNKTCEEVDAAIITGDTKVIDSDKLDSMIITTAGIGIGKKEDIVRDSGLEVGDKVIITGSVGDHGMAIMSKREGFGYETELKSDVAPVWSMVEAAKEVGTITAMKDPTRGGIANALNEMATKASVGMRLDEERIPVKSEVEAVSDMLGIDPFEVANEGKIVMGVKADDAEDILQAIRKTKYGKDAEIIGEVTEGKRVIMETLIGGERLIEPPIADPVPRVC; encoded by the coding sequence ATGGCATATAGTGATGATAAAATTAACATGGTTCATGGTGCAGGAGGAGAAGTCATGCAGGGCATGATTTCAGACATAATCCTGGGAAACCTGTCAAAAACTAGTGTAAATGGTGGGATTGGATTAGAATCATTAGATGATAGTGCAACAATACCATTGGATGATGACCATGTGGTGGTTACAACAATAGATGCACATACTGTTCAACCATTATTCTTCCCAGGGGGAGACATAGGAAGAATATCTGCTGCCGGAACATTAAACGATATCTCAGTAATGGGAGTAAAACCAGTATCATTAAGCAATGCAATGGTAATAAGTGAAGGATTCGAAAGAGCAGACCTTGAAAAAATAATCAAATCAATGAACAAAACATGTGAAGAAGTCGACGCAGCAATAATCACAGGGGACACAAAAGTAATAGACAGTGACAAGCTCGACAGCATGATAATAACAACAGCAGGAATAGGAATAGGTAAAAAAGAAGACATAGTAAGAGACTCCGGACTAGAAGTAGGAGACAAAGTCATAATCACAGGAAGCGTAGGAGACCATGGAATGGCAATCATGTCAAAACGTGAAGGATTCGGTTACGAAACAGAACTAAAATCCGACGTAGCACCAGTATGGTCAATGGTCGAAGCAGCAAAAGAAGTAGGAACAATCACTGCAATGAAAGACCCAACACGTGGAGGAATAGCAAACGCATTAAACGAAATGGCAACAAAAGCATCAGTAGGAATGCGTTTAGATGAAGAAAGAATACCTGTTAAATCAGAAGTAGAAGCTGTATCAGACATGCTAGGTATTGACCCATTCGAAGTAGCAAACGAAGGAAAAATCGTGATGGGAGTTAAGGCAGACGATGCAGAAGACATCCTACAAGCAATAAGAAAAACAAAATATGGAAAAGATGCAGAAATAATAGGAGAAGTAACAGAAGGAAAACGTGTAATCATGGAAACTCTTATCGGTGGAGAAAGATTAATAGAACCACCTATAGCAGATCCAGTACCAAGAGTATGTTAA
- the serS gene encoding serine--tRNA ligase, with the protein MLDIKIFRDNPETVFESEKKRFRETTNAEKVIEYDNLWRDGLKRLNDLRSEKNKLSKSFKQAKKDGNIEEVITKSKEVANEIKELEPKIEEYIKIRDDYRYKVGNIIDSEVPISDTEDDNLIVKEEGNKKSFDFTPLNHVDLIQKIDGADTETASSIAGSRFYYLKQDILFLNLALIQFALNELKQQGYTPLQTPFFVKSEVAAETSELGEFQETLYKVENEDLYLIATAEQTLAALHRDEIISSEDLPLRYCALSTCFRKEAGSHGKDTLGIFRVHQFEKIEQFIYSTPEESVNEHKRLLEVTENIYKKLGLSYRIVSIVSSALNDNAAIKYDLEAWFPGSNAYRELVSCTNCKDYQARKTKTRVGQAGAGDAVTLHTLNSTAIATERTICCILENYQQEDGSIKVPDVLVPYMNGKTVIEAKN; encoded by the coding sequence TTGTTAGATATTAAAATATTTAGAGATAATCCTGAAACAGTATTTGAATCAGAAAAGAAAAGATTCAGAGAAACAACAAACGCAGAAAAAGTAATAGAATACGATAATTTATGGAGGGACGGACTTAAAAGATTAAACGATCTACGTTCAGAAAAAAATAAGTTATCAAAATCATTCAAACAAGCAAAAAAAGATGGTAACATCGAAGAAGTCATAACCAAATCAAAAGAAGTTGCCAATGAAATAAAAGAACTTGAACCAAAAATCGAGGAATACATTAAAATCCGTGACGATTACAGGTACAAGGTAGGTAACATCATTGATTCAGAAGTTCCAATCTCAGACACTGAAGATGATAATTTGATAGTGAAAGAGGAAGGAAACAAAAAATCATTCGATTTCACACCATTAAACCATGTTGATTTAATTCAAAAAATTGACGGAGCTGACACAGAAACAGCATCAAGCATAGCAGGTTCAAGATTTTATTACCTGAAACAGGACATACTATTCTTAAACCTTGCATTAATACAATTTGCATTAAATGAACTCAAACAACAGGGATACACACCACTACAAACACCATTCTTCGTTAAAAGTGAAGTAGCAGCAGAAACATCCGAACTAGGAGAATTTCAGGAAACACTATACAAAGTAGAAAACGAGGACTTATACCTCATAGCAACCGCTGAACAAACACTAGCAGCACTTCACCGGGACGAAATCATAAGCTCAGAAGACCTTCCACTACGTTACTGTGCATTATCAACATGCTTCAGAAAGGAAGCAGGATCACACGGTAAAGACACACTGGGAATATTCAGAGTACACCAGTTCGAGAAAATTGAACAGTTCATATACTCCACCCCTGAAGAATCAGTAAATGAACATAAAAGATTACTCGAAGTAACAGAGAACATATACAAAAAATTAGGATTATCTTACAGGATAGTTTCAATAGTATCCTCAGCTTTAAATGATAATGCAGCAATAAAGTATGACCTCGAAGCATGGTTCCCAGGTTCTAATGCATACAGGGAACTGGTTTCATGCACAAACTGTAAAGATTATCAGGCAAGAAAAACCAAAACTCGTGTAGGACAAGCAGGAGCAGGAGATGCCGTTACTTTACACACACTTAACAGTACGGCTATTGCTACAGAAAGAACTATATGCTGTATTCTTGAAAACTATCAGCAAGAAGACGGTAGCATAAAAGTTCCAGATGTATTAGTACCATACATGAATGGTAAAACAGTCATTGAAGCTAAAAATTAA
- a CDS encoding nucleotidyltransferase domain-containing protein, which translates to MKNRMEIAKKFAQSIKSKYIEQIILYGSVARGEDNENSDIDILIITDNYEKIEDLIAEEVLNTIIKEEEYVSTNIMTKQRYEKTKNFSFLENIRKEGVILG; encoded by the coding sequence ATGAAAAATAGGATGGAAATAGCAAAAAAATTTGCTCAATCAATTAAATCAAAGTACATTGAACAGATAATATTATATGGTTCCGTAGCAAGAGGAGAGGATAATGAAAATTCAGATATAGATATCTTAATAATAACAGATAACTATGAAAAAATAGAAGATTTAATAGCTGAGGAAGTTTTAAACACAATTATTAAAGAAGAGGAATATGTTTCTACTAATATTATGACAAAACAACGTTATGAAAAAACCAAAAATTTTTCATTTTTAGAGAATATAAGAAAAGAAGGTGTTATCCTTGGATGA
- the ltrA gene encoding group II intron reverse transcriptase/maturase, with product MSNTCNNNYRSTTPYTTDWSCIKWNRIEKYVSKLQKRIFRAERNGNSHKVRDLQRMLVYSESALLMAIKRVTQINKGKRTPGIDNFRALSDEARGELFDSMKLMNIKKHRPKPAYRTYIPKKNGKLRSLGIPAIVDRIYQEILRMALEPQAEAYFEPTSYGFRPKRGTFDAAERIFYNIRNGKWNWVFEGDFRACFDTLSHDFILKQIKGFPFVKVVERFLKAGYVDNKVFNPTNEGTPQGGLLSPLLANIALHGMEEILNISYHKRNSIRNGKVYESFETKGKYRIVRYADDFVIFARNKEDILEVDNILQPYLKDRGLTLALDKTKITNIHDGFDFLGFEFKRHKTHNGFKSLIKPAKSGIQKFMKEIDRRFKIMNGNNVDSLINFINPLIRGTANYWKPFISSRIFSKMDNYIWKKTYKFLRRLHPHKSWGWIKKKYFPPYNDGRHRDNWILTGPNDGLCLAKMSWVKIKRHIMIKHDYSPYDATKSDYFNMRNLKYKNMPLHLG from the coding sequence ATGAGTAACACCTGTAATAATAATTATAGGTCCACGACTCCATACACTACTGATTGGTCTTGTATTAAATGGAATAGGATTGAAAAGTATGTAAGTAAATTACAGAAGCGAATATTTCGTGCCGAGCGTAATGGTAATTCTCATAAAGTACGTGATTTGCAACGAATGTTAGTTTATAGTGAATCAGCGTTACTTATGGCTATTAAAAGAGTTACTCAGATTAATAAAGGTAAAAGAACACCTGGAATTGATAATTTTCGTGCTTTATCGGATGAAGCACGTGGTGAACTTTTTGATTCGATGAAGTTAATGAATATTAAGAAACATAGGCCTAAACCCGCATATCGTACTTATATTCCTAAAAAGAATGGTAAATTACGTTCACTGGGTATACCTGCAATAGTTGATAGAATATATCAAGAAATTCTTCGTATGGCCCTTGAACCACAAGCAGAAGCTTATTTTGAGCCTACTAGTTATGGTTTCAGACCTAAAAGAGGTACTTTTGATGCTGCCGAAAGAATCTTTTATAACATCAGAAATGGAAAATGGAACTGGGTATTTGAAGGAGATTTTCGAGCTTGTTTCGATACACTTTCACATGATTTCATTTTAAAACAAATAAAGGGATTTCCCTTTGTTAAAGTTGTTGAACGATTTTTAAAAGCAGGATATGTGGATAATAAAGTATTTAATCCTACTAATGAAGGTACACCTCAAGGGGGCTTATTATCGCCATTGCTTGCAAATATTGCATTACATGGTATGGAAGAAATTTTAAACATATCCTATCATAAAAGAAATAGTATACGAAATGGAAAAGTATATGAATCCTTTGAAACTAAAGGAAAATATCGAATTGTTAGGTATGCGGATGATTTTGTGATATTTGCCAGAAATAAGGAAGATATTTTAGAAGTAGATAATATTCTTCAACCTTATCTTAAAGACAGAGGTTTAACTCTTGCTTTAGATAAAACGAAGATTACAAATATTCATGATGGATTTGATTTTCTAGGTTTTGAATTCAAAAGACATAAAACTCATAATGGATTTAAATCTCTTATCAAACCAGCTAAAAGTGGTATTCAGAAATTTATGAAAGAAATTGACCGAAGATTTAAAATTATGAATGGTAATAATGTTGATTCGTTAATTAATTTTATTAATCCATTAATTCGAGGAACGGCTAATTATTGGAAACCCTTTATTTCTAGTCGTATATTTTCTAAAATGGATAATTACATTTGGAAAAAGACTTATAAATTTCTTAGAAGATTGCATCCACATAAAAGTTGGGGTTGGATTAAGAAGAAATACTTTCCACCTTATAATGATGGTAGACATAGGGATAATTGGATTTTAACTGGCCCTAACGATGGTCTTTGTTTGGCTAAAATGAGTTGGGTTAAGATTAAGAGACATATTATGATTAAACATGATTATAGTCCTTATGATGCTACTAAATCAGATTATTTTAATATGAGAAATCTTAAATATAAGAATATGCCCTTACATCTTGGATAA
- a CDS encoding 30S ribosomal protein S8e, with translation MAIWQGSSLRKPTGARSRRNRNKRNAEFGRTPADTRIGEEVKKEIIVRGNGTKARATVANRINVIDPKDNSSKNVEIKTVLENSANAHFVRRNIITKGAVVETEIGKAKITSRPGQKGIVNGVLIE, from the coding sequence ATGGCTATTTGGCAAGGAAGTTCATTAAGAAAACCAACTGGAGCAAGATCCAGAAGAAACAGAAACAAAAGAAACGCTGAATTCGGTAGAACACCAGCAGATACCAGAATCGGTGAAGAAGTTAAAAAAGAAATTATCGTAAGAGGAAACGGTACAAAAGCAAGAGCAACCGTAGCAAACAGAATCAACGTTATCGACCCAAAAGATAACTCCAGCAAAAACGTTGAAATAAAAACCGTACTCGAAAACTCTGCAAACGCTCACTTTGTAAGAAGAAACATCATCACAAAAGGAGCAGTAGTAGAAACCGAAATCGGTAAAGCAAAAATAACTTCAAGACCAGGTCAAAAAGGAATAGTAAACGGTGTATTAATCGAATGA
- a CDS encoding RDD family protein, producing MEHFILRLKAFIFDFIVVTLFTALVNNILYILLVSFNNQQLLSWYPYAVLIIVTLAYFTILEAKTNKTIGKKIAKLYVSDSEGYMSYARAFIRNVSKIFWVPLIIDVIIGKVLGFPSRLFDKIAGTDVYRDDELEQV from the coding sequence ATGGAACATTTCATATTAAGATTAAAAGCATTCATATTCGATTTTATAGTAGTAACATTATTCACAGCATTAGTAAACAATATACTATACATATTATTAGTATCATTCAATAATCAACAATTACTATCATGGTACCCATATGCAGTATTAATAATTGTCACATTAGCATATTTCACAATATTAGAAGCTAAAACCAACAAGACAATAGGTAAAAAAATAGCAAAACTTTACGTGTCAGACTCAGAAGGATACATGAGTTATGCAAGAGCATTCATAAGAAATGTATCAAAAATATTCTGGGTACCACTAATAATAGATGTAATAATAGGAAAAGTATTAGGTTTCCCATCAAGACTATTTGATAAAATTGCTGGAACAGATGTATACAGAGACGATGAACTAGAACAAGTATAA